From Aythya fuligula isolate bAytFul2 chromosome 32, bAytFul2.pri, whole genome shotgun sequence, a single genomic window includes:
- the LOC116500190 gene encoding uncharacterized protein LOC116500190 isoform X1, protein MIRRKRSAKKVQKCNNPQLQSNLESLMGNIEVCRSVGVEIINNTKKVTLEDFRSYCFSGKIRTVHPFEIGPQSVGRCIFAKTPYSLRGSVGVLLCKASSFSLAIMFSNPFDYVLYSIEFALELFKTENHMGNLHAVFSNMMESKPYCRSTLFQRAQLASDHETLEVSSGNIRVRAKMSNSAKAILKVQELLLQWQDPDRSPL, encoded by the exons ATGATCAGAAGGAAGAGGTCAGCCAAGAAGGTACAGAAGTGTAACAATCCTCAATTGCAGTCCAACCTGGAAAGCCTGATGGGAAATATAGAAGTCTGCCGCAGTGTGGGCGTGGAGATCATCAACAACACCAAAAAGGTGACGCTGGAGGACTTCAG GAGTTACTGCTTCAGTGGCAAGATCCGGACCGTTCACCCCTTTGAAATCGGCCCACAGTCCGTAGGAAGATGCATTTTTGCAAAGACGCCATACAGCCTGCGTGGGAGTGTGGGTGTCCTGCTCTGCAAGGCCAGCTCTTTCTCACTGGCCATCATGTTCTCCAACCCCTTCGACTACGTCCTTTACAGCATCGAGTTCGCTCTGGAGCTCTTCAAAACAGAGAACCACATGGGAAACCTCCATGCAGTCTTCTCCAATATGATGGAAAGCAAGCCTTACTGCAGATCCACACTCTTCCAGAGAGCCCAACTAGCGTCAGACCATGAAACTCTGGAGGTCTCCTCGGGGAATATTCGTGTCAGAGCCAAGATGTCCAACAGTGCAAAAGCGATCCTGAAAGTCCAG